The Trypanosoma brucei gambiense DAL972 chromosome 10, complete sequence genome has a segment encoding these proteins:
- a CDS encoding phosphatidylinositol-4-phosphate 5-kinase,putative: MCPFPPQYPHLTVVKVCYTKALNDISVISPATHPSCSFLPALLRLNLGIEIRMLQSDVSGRAPPEEDVQWHVGEVRQPPPFYKLPGSSVTAREIGGQHSSCCCRYGGGTHSGNRMWTHSRSVSLPDSCSKMCCSSFICCGVGATVSRHVSVHTTNANTAPHHENEEALKLRIRVLEGQLRREYQRRRSQEENFQVRLELLKSCLGTAEGAVRHKNDLFGCHRCGNNDICNTSEDCHSRDEVLESEDLDGSAPGPIRYGGLAQDTIELLDFCENIETSAAPPKIVKEHSVQRDVASPSTSEREGQTPVILFCEEGGVPQGVHMFPSLPSVTCSSADEHEVGGSANPIVEDHQLEELREVSVSCYGGEAALNNPEKSRVHPYCTSLSFSIPAFGINGVGETENVSDDQKSTSCEAVNPCGSGMLALTTQLLSAGEDVSSSAYSGCSASCSETLCNPNQFGNAVDPRGSRNRAWYVHTILRDVFEKLICDHPSLNPVWEKVHKSEATLTDAFLSNPSVLKLALSEAMYLNFRCHHNKPLLETFDAPFPRQLPPLSSENTDPGLLEAFSGNSFTWSGQRQMRRTDMARVTVHAPQFFNRMRRILNLNMAELRGALTDRCVWREVPSCGESGKSLIFFGNFVLKCLKESEFYLLKESFLLKYIHYCERNCMTTLPHFYALVTFSWVSSESCEHYILTQNVFRTPHFIQRIHVARGARVGLLSKAKSLSASWRTRFGEDVFRDDDPPPRLLTCGKLKRAQLLAQFISDTSFLASMNIVGYSCLIGMRMHNSAFTDCGYAEATSCNGEGHATGGGGGSIFDFDGGFLSEPLTAPGAEATTPWRYVCYIGLIDVLREYTSGMGLGRLTRGLFGDVQEGNEMQPSAYAEWLQGVLCNATM, from the coding sequence ATGTGCCCATTTCCGCCCCAATATCCTCACTTAACAGTGGTGAAGGTTTGTTACACTAAGGCTTTAAACGATATTTCGGTCATCTCACCCGCTACCCATCcttcttgttcttttcttcccgccCTCCTCCGTTTGAATTTGGGAATCGAGATACGGATGCTGCAGTCCGATGTGTCTGGACGTGCTCCACCCGAGGAGGATGTACAGTGGCACGTAGGAGAAGTAAGGCAGCCACCGCCCTTCTATAAACTGCCAGGCTCATCAGTAACGGCACGAGAGATAGGTGGGCAACACTCATCGTGTTGTTGCAGATATGGAGGTGGAACACACTCTGGTAATCGCATGTGGACGCACAGTCGCTCAGTTTCACTACCGGATAGCTGCAGTAAAATGTGTTGTTCCTCATTTATTTGCTGTGGTGTGGGAGCGACGGTATCGAGACATGTTTCCGTTCACACGACAAATGCTAACACTGCGCCACACCACGAGAATGAGGAAGCTTTGAAGTTACGCATACGCGTGCTTGAAGGGCAACTTCGACGTGAGTACCAACGACGCCGATCCCAGGAGGAAAATTTCCAAGTGAGACTGGAACTCCTAAAATCATGCTTAGGGACCGCGGAGGGGGCGGTGCGGCACAAAAATGATTTATTTGGTTGCCATCGGTGTGGGAATAATGATATTTGCAATACGTCGGAGGATTGCCACTCGAGAGATGAGGTATTGGAGTCTGAGGATTTGGATGGCAGCGCTCCCGGCCCAATACGCTATGGAGGTCTTGCCCAGGATACAATAGAGCTGTTGGATTTCTGCGAAAACATTGAGACATCGGCTGCGCCACCAAAAATAGTAAAGGAACATTCCGTACAACGGGACGTCGCTTCTCCTTCCACCTCCGAAAGGGAGGGACAGACTCCAGTTATTTTGTTCTGTGAGGAGGGTGGTGTGCCACAAGGAGTTCACATGTTTCCCTCTTTACCGTCAGTTACGTGCAGTAGCGCAGATGAACACGAGGTTGGAGGTTCTGCAAACCCAATTGTGGAAGATCATCAATTGGAAGAACTAAGGGAAGTGTCGGTTTCGTGTTACGGAGGGGAGGCGGCGCTAAACAATCCAGAAAAATCCCGCGTGCATCCCTACTGCACCAGTTTGTCCTTTAGCATTCCTGCTTTTGGTATCAATGGTGTCGGTGAAACGGAAAATGTATCTGACGATCAAAAGAGTACGTCTTGTGAAGCCGTAAACCCTTGCGGCTCGGGAATGTTGGCACTGACGACGCAGCTTCTCTCCGCTGGTGAGGACGTCTCTTCATCGGCATATTCGGGATGTTCTGCGTCTTGTTCGGAAACTTTGTGCAATCCCAATCAATTTGGCAACGCGGTTGATCCTCGTGGATCAAGAAATCGCGCGTGGTATGTCCACACTATACTTCGTGATGTCTTCGAGAAATTGATATGCGACCACCCATCTCTCAACCCTGTATGGGAGAAAGTGCACAAATCTGAAGCGACCTTGACCGATGCGTTTCTTAGCAACCCGAGTGTTCTTAAACTTGCACTTAGTGAGGCGATGTACTTAAACTTTCGTTGCCACCATAACAAGCCCCTACTCGAAACGTTTGACGCACCGTTTCCAAGACAGCTTCCCCCCCTCTCCAGTGAAAACACCGACCCCGGGTTGCTGGAGGCATTTTCAGGGAATTCTTTCACGTGGTCAGGACAGCGGCAGATGCGCCGAACCGATATGGCGCGTGTGACGGTACATGCGCCCCAATTCTTCAATCGCATGCGGAGAATTTTGAATTTGAACATGGCAGAGCTCCGTGGGGCCCTCACTGACAGGTGCGTATGGCGTGAAGTTCCTTCGTGTGGAGAAAGTGGAAAatcacttattttttttggcaaCTTTGTGTTGAAGTGTCTGAAAGAGAGCGAATTTTACCTCCTGAAGGAGAGTTTTTTGCTTAAATACATTCACTACTGCGAACGGAACTGTATGACGACATTGCCACACTTCTACGCACTTGTAACGTTTTCGTGGGTATCAAGTGAGTCGTGCGAGCACTACATACTTACTCAGAATGTCTTTCGTACGCCGCACTTCATTCAACGCATTCATGTCGCTAGAGGGGCACGAGTAGGGTTGTTGTCCAAGGCGAAATCACTTTCTGCTTCGTGGCGAACTCGTTTTGGGGAGGACGTATTCAGAGATGATGACCCACCGCCTCGCCTATTAACTTGTGGCAAACTAAAGCGGGCACAATTACTCGCGCAGTTCATTTCCGATACTTCTTTCCTAGCTTCAATGAATATTGTCGGTTACAGTTGCTTGATTGGAATGCGTATGCACAACTCCGCATTTACCGACTGTGGATACGCAGAAGCAACGTCATGCAACGGGGAAGGACACGCAACAGGAGGTGGGGGCGGCTCCATCTTTGATTTTGATGGTGGTTTCTTGTCGGAACCACTGACGGCGCCGGGTGCCGAGGCTACGACCCCGTGGAGGTATGTTTGTTATATTGGCCTCATCGATGTGCTGCGCGAGTACACATCAGGAATGGGATTGGGCCGGCTGACGAGGGGGTTATTTGGGGACGTTCAGGAGGGTAATGAAATGCAACCATCGGCATATGCGGAGTGGCTGCAAGGTGTTTTGTGCAATGCTACAATGTAG
- a CDS encoding protein kinase, putative: MTSTTEFTGSSLLQDEKVVLKDYVASQRLGEGGYASVFLVKYVPSGECFAMKIIPNNYLMGSESLIIQEATVMQSLEHPHVVKLYKFLQSTSAFYLIMELAECGELFDLVIAEKYFREATARLYFQQLMSAIDYCHSNGVAHRDLKAENLLLGKDNRLLVCDFGFCSKYRTEGEDGDDGSPNETLQPIGTLHYTSPEMVTRTTGSLAVDVFQQDLWCAGIILFFMLTGRLPFSGRDDEETLHLIQMGSFSFTEEEEARLTPGARSLVRGMLALEPTERPSISQILESEWFVVDIKADLFPHRPELKRGAAFLDFSTQHRATEQEEAAIRKAFKKINIDGYGDITRDQLRDMLTTLHGKKVSAEGVSELVHLFTGKKDSMFVTFKQFHDAWVIRDLAHSSFKHSDDFQLPKIIDTEMDGVERKVVRQVRTAFDCVDELHTGVIDMNQLKRLFERCQTDVNDEEIRSLIRFFDEHEVGNRGEITFRMFLKGVVSRDMLVRHPMGRKLAAATNLAALYRYCELRESVRRGVFVSGVWDNIVKKLMKHADRLVLIRDVVNMSDVERVYSFCYVGKSAAQTTPLTMSATPPAIESEGCFLTPKDLSHNALLGNSFCTSSIPMLPHSTGHAGQYSNVNDAHHGNLASSYEESSRWAESLKAGSVSPPQRTIAYGSGPTPKNQVTGTCTIDVLLSSGAFEYTLVRFCRISGRTHDFHEAVAYVAKLLEPERLRAMEDTLPRGESVLI; this comes from the coding sequence atGACCTCAACGACCGAATTCACCGGTTCGTCGCTCCTGCAGGACGAGAAGGTGGTGCTGAAGGATTATGTCGCCAGTCAGCGACTTGGTGAAGGAGGTTACGCTTCGGTATTTCTCGTCAAGTATGTCCCGTCCGGAGAGTGTTTTGCGATGAAGATAATACCGAATAATTACTTGATGGGCTCTGAATCACTAATCATTCAGGAAGCCACCGTCATGCAGTCTTTAGAGCACCCGCACGTGGTGAAGTTATACAAGTTTCTGCAGAGTACCTCCGCTTTCTACCTAATCATGGAGCTTGCTGAATGCGGGGAGTTGTTCGATCTTGTCATTGCTGAGAAATATTTCCGTGAAGCAACGGCCCGTTTGTACTTTCAGCAACTCATGTCTGCTATAGACTACTGCCACAGTAACGGCGTCGCCCACAGAGATCTAAAGGCGGAGAATTTGTTACTTGGCAAAGATAATCGGTTATTGGTATGCGACTTTGGTTTCTGCAGCAAATATCGAACAGAAGGGGAAGATGGAGACGATGGCTCTCCAAATGAGACCCTGCAACCCATCGGGACTCTGCACTACACTTCCCCAGAGATGGTGACACGCACCACCGGTTCTCTCGCTGTAGATGTGTTTCAGCAAGACCTCTGGTGTGCGGgtattattctcttcttcatGCTTACGGGTCGACTTCCCTTCTCCGGCCGAGATGATGAGGAGACGTTGCACCTCATTCAGATGGGTAGCTTTTCCTtcacggaggaggaggaggcgcgtCTCACCCCTGGGGCTCGGTCACTGGTGCGTGGGATGCTTGCCTTAGAGCCGACAGAGCGACCGAGCATATCGCAAATACTTGAAAGCGAGTGGTTTGTTGTAGATATCAAAGCTGACCTCTTCCCCCACCGCCCCGAGTTAAAACGCGGTGCTGCGTTTCTGGATTTCTCCACGCAGCACCGTGCAACTGAGCAAGAGGAGGCCGCGATACGAAAGgcgtttaaaaaaattaacattGATGGTTACGGAGATATAACACGAGATCAGCTACGGGATATGCTAACCACCCTACACGGTAAGAAGGTGAGTGCGGAGGGAGTGTCGGAGCTTGTTCACCTCTTTACTGGAAAGAAAGATAGCATGTTTGTTACCTTCAAACAGTTTCACGACGCATGGGTCATCAGGGACCTCGCACACTCCTCGTTTAAACACAGCGACGACTTTCAGCTTCCCAAAATCATTGATACGGAGATGGATGGTGTTGAGCGAAAGGTAGTACGGCAGGTGCGCACTGCCTTTGATTGCGTAGACGAACTTCACACAGGTGTTATTGACATGAATCAATTGAAGCGCCTCTTCGAGCGGTGCCAAACTGACGTAAACGATGAAGAGATTCGAAGTCTAATCCGCTTCTTTGATGAGCACGAGGTGGGAAACCGTGGTGAAATAACATTCCGTATGTTCCTCAAAGGTGTGGTGAGCCGTGACATGCTTGTTCGGCATCCAATGGGCCGGAAACTTGCCGCAGCAACAAATTTAGCTGCGTTGTATCGATACTGTGAGTTGAGAGAGAGTGTTCGGCGCGGTGTCTTTGTGTCGGGTGTCTGGGATAACATCGTGAAAAAGCTGATGAAACATGCCGACCGTCTTGTCTTAATCCGTGATGTAGTGAACATGTCCGATGTGGAACGTGTTTATTCCTTCTGCTATGTTGGAAAATCGGCTGCGCAAACCACTCCATTGACCATGTCGGCGACGCCACCAGCTATCGAATCTGAAGGGTGTTTTTTGACACCGAAAGACCTCTCACACAACGCCCTGTTGGGTAACAGCTTCTGTACATCATCCATTCCCATGCTACCCCATTCCACAGGTCATGCTGGCCAGTATTCCAATGTGAATGATGCTCATCATGGTAATTTGGCTTCAAGCTACGAGGAATCGTCACGGTGGGCGGAATCCCTCAAAGCAGGCAGCGTCTCCCCACCGCAACGCACGATCGCTTATGGTAGTGGCCCAACCCCAAAGAACCAAGTGACTGGCACATGTACTATTGATGTACTACTTTCTTCCGGGGCCTTTGAATATACACTAGTTCGATTTTGCCGTATCTCTGGACGCACGCACGACTTTCACGAGGCAGTTGCTTACGTTGCCAAACTTCTGGAACCTGAGCGACTGCGAGCAATGGAGGACACACTTCCCAGGGGCGAAAGCGTACTTATATAA
- a CDS encoding 40S ribosomal protein S3A, putative, with protein sequence MTLGKNKRISKGGKRGKKKAQEAMSRKEWYDVVAPKNFEVRQFAKTICNKTQGTKIAADFLRGRVYEGNLADLNKTQNEDDAYRKVKFTVQEVQGRNLLTQFHGMDMTSDRVYYLLRKWCTTIEATVEAKTADGYGLRLFLIAFTKKQENQLSKNCYAKTRLVKWVRMRATNIIRRRLAKLDINDAVSLLTRNILRDRLAKRCNPIIPLRDLRIRKVKVIRTPKFDAQALIAAHGEVPTSAEGEARVVEEAQEETA encoded by the coding sequence ATGACTCTCGGGAAGAATAAGCGCATCAGCAAGGGCGGGAAGCGCGGCAAGAAGAAGGCGCAGGAGGCGATGAGCCGCAAGGAATGGTATGACGTAGTTGCGCCCAAGAACTTCGAGGTGCGTCAGTTCGCCAAGACCATTTGCAACAAAACGCAGGGTACCAAGATTGCCGCAGATTTCCTGCGCGGTCGTGTGTACGAGGGTAACTTGGCTGATCTGAACAAAACTCAGAATGAAGACGATGCTTACCGCAAGGTGAAGTTCACTGTTCAAGAGGTGCAAGGTCGCAACTTACTGACCCAGTTTCACGGGATGGACATGACCTCTGATCGTGTGTATTACCTTCTGCGCAAGTGGTGCACAACAATTGAGGCTACCGTAGAGGCGAAAACTGCCGATGGTTATGGTCTCCGCCTCTTTTTGATTGCGTTCACCAAGAAGCAGGAGAATCAGCTGTCGAAGAACTGTTATGCCAAGACACGCCTGGTGAAGTGGGTGCGTATGCGCGCTACCAACATCATTCGCCGGCGCCTGGCCAAGTTGGACATCAACGATGCTGTGTCTTTGCTGACCCGCAACATTCTGCGTGACCGTTTGGCGAAACGTTGCAACCCGATCATTCCGCTGCGTGACCTGCGCATCCGCAAGGTGAAGGTTATTCGTACACCCAAGTTCGACGCTCAGGCCCTCATTGCCGCTCACGGTGAAGTTCCCACATCCGCTGAGGGCGAGGCACGCGTTGTTGAAGAGGCGCAGGAGGAGACTGCTTAA
- a CDS encoding 40S ribosomal protein S3A, putative yields MTLGKNKRISKGGKRGKKKAQEAMSRKEWYDVVAPKNFEVRQFAKTICNKTQGTKIAADFLRGRVYEGNLADLNKTQNEDDAYRKVKFTVQEVQGRNLLTQFHGMDMTSDRVYYLLRKWCTTIEATVEAKTADGYGLRLFLIAFTKKQENQLSKNCYAKTRLVKWVRMRATNIIRRRLAKLDINDAVSLLTRNILRDRLAKRCNPIIPLRDLRIRKVKVIRTPKFDAQALIAAHGEVPTSAEGEARVVEEAQEETA; encoded by the coding sequence ATGACTCTTGGGAAGAATAAGCGCATCAGCAAGGGCGGGAAGCGCGGCAAGAAGAAGGCGCAGGAGGCGATGAGCCGCAAGGAATGGTATGACGTAGTTGCGCCCAAGAACTTCGAGGTGCGTCAGTTCGCCAAGACCATTTGCAACAAAACGCAGGGTACCAAGATTGCCGCAGATTTCCTGCGCGGTCGTGTGTACGAGGGTAACTTGGCTGATCTGAACAAAACTCAGAATGAAGACGATGCTTACCGCAAGGTGAAGTTCACTGTTCAAGAGGTGCAAGGTCGCAACTTACTGACCCAGTTTCACGGGATGGACATGACCTCTGATCGTGTGTATTACCTTCTGCGCAAGTGGTGCACAACAATTGAGGCTACCGTAGAGGCGAAAACTGCCGATGGTTATGGTCTCCGCCTCTTTTTGATTGCGTTCACCAAGAAGCAGGAGAATCAGCTGTCGAAGAACTGTTATGCCAAGACACGCCTGGTGAAGTGGGTGCGTATGCGCGCTACCAACATCATTCGCCGGCGCCTGGCCAAGTTGGACATCAACGATGCTGTGTCTTTGCTGACCCGCAACATTCTGCGTGACCGTTTGGCGAAACGTTGCAACCCGATCATTCCGCTGCGTGACCTGCGCATCCGCAAGGTGAAGGTTATTCGTACACCCAAGTTCGACGCTCAGGCCCTCATTGCCGCTCACGGTGAAGTTCCCACATCCGCTGAGGGCGAGGCACGCGTTGTTGAAGAGGCGCAGGAGGAGACTGCTTAA
- a CDS encoding ATP-dependent DEAD-box RNA helicase, putative, with translation MVTDDDWREGLKAPTKDVRKKTEDVESRRNVTFEEYGLRRELQMGIFEKGFERPSPVQEEAIPVALQGKDVLARAKNGTGKTASFVIPVLEKVDTQLPHIQALLMVPTRELALQTAQVTKELGKHITGLEVMVTTGGTTLRDDILRLQSVVHVLVATPGRAVDLASKGTAKLDHCRIIVLDEADKLLSQEFTSLMRDLYGFLPKGRQSLLFSATFPVTVKDFADKYLRNPYEINLMEELTLRGVTQYYAFVEERQKIHCLNTLFNRLQINQSIIFCNSVNRVELLAKKITQLGYSCYYIHARMQQQHRNRVFHDFREGHCRNLVCSDLITRGIDIQAVNVVINFDFPKYAETYLHRIGRSGRFGHLGLAINFVTYEDRHNVYRIEQELDTEIKPIPAEVDPELYTA, from the coding sequence ATGGTAACCGATGATGATTGGAGGGAAGGTTTGAAAGCGCCAACTAAAGATGTGCGAAAGAAGACAGAAGACGTGGAGTCTCGGCGTAATGTTACCTTTGAGGAGTATGGGCTCCGACGTGAGCTCCAGATGGGTATCTTCGAGAAGGGCTTCGAACGGCCCAGTCCGGTGCAGGAGGAGGCCATTCCTGTGGCCCTGCAGGGAAAAGATGTGCTAGCACGTGCCAAAAACGGCACGGGAAAAACGGCTTCCTTCGTCATTCCCGTATTGGAGAAGGTCGACACGCAGTTGCCTCATATCCAGGCGCTCCTCATGGTTCCCACTCGCGAACTCGCGCTACAGACGGCTCAGGTGACAAAAGAGCTTGGCAAGCACATCACCGGGTTGGAGGTTATGGTCACAACTGGTGGAACAACACTCCGTGATGATATTTTGCGCCTGCAGAGTGTGGTGCACGTGCTTGTGGCCACACCTGGGCGTGCGGTGGATCTCGCTAGTAAAGGGACGGCGAAACTCGACCACTGCCGTATTATTGTTCTTGACGAGGCTGACAAGCTCTTGTCGCAGGAGTTCACGAGTCTTATGAGGGATCTCTACGGTTTCTTACCCAAAGGTCGTCAGTCGTTGCTCTTTTCAGCTACGTTCCCCGTCACAGTCAAGGACTTTGCGGACAAGTATCTGCGCAACCCTTACGAAATCAATCTCATGGAGGAGCTGACGCTGCGTGGTGTGACACAGTACTACGCATTCGTCGAAGAGCGACAAAAAATTCACTGCCTTAACACACTTTTCAACCGTCTGCAGATCAACCAATCTATTATTTTCTGCAATAGTGTCAACCGTGTGGAATTACTGGCAAAGAAAATCACTCAGCTTGGGTATAGCTGCTACTACATTCATGCGCgcatgcagcagcaacatcgAAACCGTGTCTTTCACGACTTTCGTGAGGGCCACTGCCGTAACCTGGTTTGCTCTGATTTGATTACTCGCGGTATCGACATTCAGGCTGTGAATGTGGTGATCAACTTCGACTTCCCCAAATACGCGGAGACTTACCTTCACCGCATTGGCCGATCTGGCCGTTTCGGTCACTTGGGACTCGCCATTAACTTCGTGACTTATGAAGACCGCCATAATGTCTATCGCATTGAGCAGGAACTCGACACGGAAATCAAACCGATCCCTGCTGAAGTCGATCCTGAGCTGTACACCGCGtaa
- a CDS encoding methylglutaconyl-CoA hydratase, mitochondrial precursor, putative, with protein sequence MRRCPVLLAGAVAQVVRDGECSLTRVGEHIGLIGLNRPARKNAIGRQLLSELKECICYCRNPENQIRCVIVESRVDGVFCAGADLKERRGMTLVESRAYVEEQRDTLTALEDLSQPTISAIEGAALGGGCELALCTDIRIAGAGARFGLPETGLAIIPGAGGTYRAPLVMGLSNALQLILTADVVPAERAQRLGLVTELVPAGGASEAALAVAGRIARNGPVAVAAAKAAVRGGFGRPRDEALDGELRLSQSLMETQDRMEGLQAFAEKRPPRYVGK encoded by the coding sequence ATGCGCCGTTGTCCGGTTTTGCTTGCGGGTGCAGTCGCACAGGTTGTTCGTGATGGTGAGTGCTCCCTCACGCGTGTAGGTGAGCATATCGGTCTCATTGGACTCAACAGACCCGCTCGTAAGAACGCCATTGGTCGACAGCTTCTGAGTGAGCTAAAGGAGTGTATTTGTTACTGCCGCAACCCTGAAAACCAGATTCGCTGTGTCATTGTGGAGAGCCGTGTTGACGGGGTTTTCTGCGCAGGGGCTGATCTTAAGGAGCGACGTGGTATGACTTTAGTGGAGTCCCGTGCGTATGTGGAGGAGCAGCGCGACACCCTTACTGCACTGGAGGACCTATCTCAGCCAACAATAAGTGCAATTGAAGGAGCGGCTCTGGGTGGTGGCTGCGAGTTGGCATTGTGTACAGACATTCGCATTGCTGGAGCGGGTGCACGTTTCGGGTTACCGGAAACGGGCCTCGCCATTATTCCTGGAGCTGGTGGAACGTACCGGGCACCACTTGTGATGGGGCTTAGTAATGCCTTGCAGTTGATTTTAACAGCTGATGTCGTACCTGCGGAGCGGGCGCAGCGCCTTGGTCTCGTTACTGAATTAGTGCCTGCTGGTGGTGCCTCGGAAGCTGCACTGGCGGTAGCTGGCCGAATAGCACGCAACGGCCCGGTTGCCGTAGCAGCTGCAAAGGCGGCGGTGCGCGGTGGGTTTGGGCGGCCACGTGACGAGGCATTGGACGGTGAGTTGAGATTAAGCCAATCGCTGATGGAGACACAAGACCGCATGGAGGGACTGCAGGCTTTTGCGGAGAAGCGACCACCCAGATATGTTGGTAAATGA